From a single Methylosinus sp. H3A genomic region:
- a CDS encoding divergent polysaccharide deacetylase family protein, giving the protein MTDELNEPLGSSEPLEPRRTPRPNGRTVTIVATALLGGACLAAFLLATRDPHAGQPIAIARIEMVEPPPAPASAPAEHASVAEPDRRADEIADIERRSGVKVTRIGGGEPPGALIIRLDEQHTALAPAPDKRLVEKGRLPKIGADGAKPMEVYARPATISSRLPVGAPRIALIVGGVGLNAQLTASAIDELPGAVTLALAPYGADPESVATRARERGHEILLQAPMEPYDYPRENPGPHTLLTTRGAGLEDLHWLMSRFSGYIGIVNFLGAQFTADETALTPTLTDIAGRGLLYLDDGTSPRSLVSSLAPRLALSAARADVAIEVGASGEAVEKALTQIEALARRNGQAIIVAGALPQAMTRLARFARELERKGIALVPLSALVSRVEDKEARAGKWK; this is encoded by the coding sequence ATGACCGACGAATTGAACGAGCCGCTGGGCTCGAGCGAGCCGCTGGAGCCGCGCCGAACGCCGCGCCCGAATGGGCGGACCGTCACGATTGTCGCCACAGCGCTGCTCGGCGGCGCTTGTCTCGCCGCTTTTCTGCTGGCGACGCGCGATCCTCATGCAGGACAGCCGATCGCCATCGCGCGCATAGAGATGGTCGAGCCGCCGCCGGCTCCGGCGAGCGCCCCCGCGGAACACGCCTCCGTCGCCGAGCCCGACAGGCGCGCCGATGAGATCGCCGACATAGAGCGCCGCTCGGGCGTGAAGGTCACGCGCATCGGCGGCGGCGAGCCGCCGGGCGCGCTCATCATAAGGCTCGACGAGCAGCATACGGCGCTCGCGCCCGCGCCGGACAAGCGGCTCGTCGAGAAAGGACGACTGCCGAAGATCGGCGCCGATGGCGCGAAGCCGATGGAAGTCTATGCGCGCCCCGCGACGATCAGCTCGCGGCTGCCGGTCGGCGCGCCACGCATCGCGCTCATCGTCGGCGGCGTCGGGCTCAATGCGCAGCTCACGGCAAGCGCGATCGACGAATTGCCCGGCGCGGTGACGCTCGCGCTCGCGCCCTACGGCGCCGATCCCGAGAGCGTCGCGACGCGGGCGCGCGAGCGCGGCCATGAGATATTGCTGCAGGCGCCGATGGAGCCTTATGACTATCCGCGCGAAAATCCCGGGCCGCATACGCTGCTCACGACGCGCGGCGCCGGGCTCGAGGATCTGCACTGGCTCATGAGCCGCTTTTCCGGCTATATCGGAATTGTGAATTTCCTCGGCGCGCAATTCACCGCCGACGAGACGGCGCTCACGCCCACGCTCACCGACATAGCCGGGCGCGGTCTGCTCTATCTCGACGACGGCACCTCGCCGCGTTCGCTCGTGTCGTCTCTCGCGCCGCGTCTCGCTCTCTCTGCCGCGCGCGCGGATGTGGCGATCGAGGTGGGGGCCTCGGGCGAGGCGGTGGAGAAGGCGTTGACGCAGATCGAGGCGCTCGCCCGCCGCAACGGCCAGGCGATCATCGTCGCCGGCGCTCTGCCACAGGCGATGACTCGCCTCGCGCGTTTCGCCCGCGAGCTGGAGCGCAAGGGAATAGCGCTCGTCCCGCTGAGCGCGCTCGTATCGCGGGTCGAGGACAAAGAAGCGCGAGCCGGAAAGTGGAAATGA
- a CDS encoding RNA pyrophosphohydrolase — translation MTELTYRPCVGVMLLDARGLVLVGRRVGKDDPPILQQFVWQMPQGGIDEGEEPLAAALRELREETNVTSVSVLAESADWYSYDLPPEATKRRKYRGQTQKWFALRFTGDEAEIDVERPDGGRHAPEFDAWRWEKAALLPELIVPFKRDVYESVVRDFAHLSGS, via the coding sequence ATGACCGAACTGACCTACAGACCCTGCGTCGGCGTCATGCTGCTCGACGCTCGAGGCCTCGTCTTAGTCGGCCGTCGCGTCGGCAAGGACGATCCGCCGATTCTCCAGCAATTCGTGTGGCAAATGCCGCAGGGCGGCATAGACGAAGGCGAGGAGCCGCTCGCCGCGGCGCTGCGCGAATTGCGCGAGGAGACCAATGTGACGAGCGTCTCGGTCCTCGCCGAGAGCGCGGATTGGTATAGCTACGATCTGCCGCCGGAAGCGACGAAGCGCCGCAAATATCGCGGCCAGACGCAAAAATGGTTCGCGCTGCGCTTCACCGGCGACGAGGCCGAGATCGATGTCGAGCGCCCAGACGGCGGCCGCCACGCGCCGGAGTTCGACGCCTGGCGCTGGGAGAAGGCGGCGCTGCTGCCCGAGCTGATCGTGCCGTTCAAGCGCGACGTCTATGAAAGCGTCGTGCGCGATTTCGCTCATCTCTCCGGAAGCTGA
- the lipB gene encoding lipoyl(octanoyl) transferase LipB, which produces MTAPLLRDDCARSLLPPPGSPPVEWVAASGLVPYEEAVAQMEALVERIADGTAAERVWLLEHPPIYTAGTSAKEADLLDARFPVHRTGRGGQFTYHGPGQRVAYVMLDLTRRKRDLRAYVSALEAWLIATLAALGVAGERREDRVGVWTRRPDKRAGLCGEPAEDKIAAIGVRVRRWTTFHGLALNVAPDLSHFSGIAPCGVRQSHLGVTSLADLGAGSDMAAVDAALRRAFEPIFGATIETPPQLPER; this is translated from the coding sequence ATGACCGCTCCGCTTTTACGCGACGACTGCGCCCGTTCTCTGCTTCCACCTCCCGGCTCGCCGCCGGTCGAATGGGTCGCGGCCTCGGGCCTCGTTCCCTATGAAGAGGCCGTCGCGCAGATGGAGGCGCTGGTCGAGCGCATCGCCGACGGGACGGCGGCCGAGCGCGTCTGGCTGCTCGAGCATCCGCCGATCTACACGGCCGGAACTTCCGCGAAGGAGGCCGATCTGCTCGACGCGCGCTTTCCCGTGCATCGCACCGGGCGCGGGGGGCAATTCACCTATCACGGTCCCGGACAGCGCGTCGCCTATGTGATGCTGGACCTCACACGCCGCAAGCGCGATCTACGCGCCTATGTGTCGGCGCTCGAGGCCTGGCTCATCGCGACGCTCGCCGCGCTCGGCGTCGCCGGCGAGCGGCGCGAGGATCGCGTCGGCGTGTGGACGCGCCGGCCGGACAAGCGCGCGGGACTCTGCGGCGAGCCGGCCGAGGACAAGATCGCGGCGATCGGCGTGCGCGTGCGGCGCTGGACGACTTTCCACGGCCTCGCGCTCAATGTCGCGCCCGATCTTTCGCATTTTTCCGGCATAGCGCCCTGCGGCGTGCGCCAGTCGCATCTCGGCGTCACCAGCCTCGCCGATCTCGGCGCGGGCTCGGATATGGCGGCCGTCGACGCCGCGCTGCGCCGCGCCTTCGAGCCGATTTTCGGGGCGACGATCGAGACGCCGCCTCAGCTTCCGGAGAGATGA
- a CDS encoding cold-shock protein, with protein MQTGIVKWFNAQKGFGFIQPEAGGADVFVHISAVERAGLAGLAEGQKLSYQIVVDKRSGKSSADQLTIAA; from the coding sequence ATGCAGACCGGCATCGTAAAATGGTTCAATGCTCAAAAGGGTTTCGGCTTCATTCAGCCGGAGGCCGGCGGAGCCGATGTCTTTGTTCATATCAGCGCTGTCGAGCGCGCAGGTTTGGCCGGCCTGGCCGAGGGCCAGAAGCTCTCCTATCAGATCGTCGTCGACAAGCGCAGCGGCAAATCTTCGGCGGATCAGCTGACGATCGCCGCCTGA